A region of Vigna radiata var. radiata cultivar VC1973A chromosome 10, Vradiata_ver6, whole genome shotgun sequence DNA encodes the following proteins:
- the LOC106774857 gene encoding probable WRKY transcription factor 14, whose product MCSCIFGPIIMDNYQGDLTDIVRASGGAYGGGGGGSSSCSTGTSSAELPTTSHHHTITHTLSRNDHWHQHFSSSSSSSDPITFSSVLQDPRGLTNFGDPFSTMRDPFLQELDMPSASSYFTGGLEEAAASFGASAVSTSTNTNASTTVFAAHKILEEHDMRRPCKNIFSNMIQISPNAKLPVSPYDSTTAVAPSPRAIKPPAVVSPNMVNANSSKDCLVDTTGVQISSPRNPGLKRRKNQAKKVVCIPAPAAANSRQTGEVVPSDLWAWRKYGQKPIKGSPYPRGYYRCSSSKGCSARKQVERSRTDPNMLVITYTSEHNHPWPTQRNALAGSTRSQPSKNNAGNSKSSEGSNPQKSTTSKAKDEQQQQQESNNSEGNVSPVVAGNSSANSASVKEENMEDIEKQFEMDEGEFSDGLPYKPCLMDQSNNQSEDFFAELGEIEADPLDILFTQGFGAADDQREESKALDPFHLFDWSGDNNTSTNSSSFEEPNAKRRL is encoded by the exons atgtgcAGCTGCATCTTTGGGCCAATAATCATGGACAATTACCAAGGTGATTTAACTGACATAGTCCGAGCCAGTGGTGGAGcatatggtggtggtggtggtggcagtAGCAGCTGCAGTACAGGCACTTCATCTGCTGAATTACCTACCACATCTCATCACCATACTATTACTCACACCCTCTCTCGTAATGATCACTGGCACCAacacttctcttcttcttcttcttcttctgatcCCATCACCTTCTCTTCTGTGCTTCAAGACCCCAGAGGACTCACCAACTTTGGTGATCCCTTCTCCACCATGAGAGATCCCTTCCTTCAGGAGCTTGACATGCCTTCCGCTTCTTCCTACTTCACTGGGGGCTTGGAAGAAGCAGCTGCGAGTTTTGGTGCTTCTGCTGTTAGTACTAGTACTAATACTAATGCTAGCACCACTGTTTTTGCTGCACACAAGATTCTCGAGGAGCATGACATGAGAAGACCTTGTAAAAACATATTCTCCAACATGATTCAGATCTCTCCCAATGCAAAGTTACCGGTCTCACCCTATGATTCCACCACAGCGGTGGCACCTTCTCCAAGGGCAATTAAACCTCCTGCTGTTGTTTCACCCAACATGGTTAATGCAAACTCCTCCAAGGATTGCCTTGTGGACACCACAGGAGTGCAGATCTCGTCTCCACGGAATCCGGGTCTTAAACGAAG GAAGAACCAGGCCAAAAAGGTGGTTTGTATTCCTGCACCAGCAGCTGCAAACAGCAGACAAACTGGAGAGGTTGTTCCGTCAGATTTGTGGGCTTGGAGAAAATATGGTCAGAAACCCATTAAAGGTTCACCTTATCCCAG GGGTTACTACAGATGCAGCAGCTCAAAGGGTTGCTCTGCGAGGAAGCAAGTTGAGCGGAGCAGAACAGACCCAAACATGTTGGTTATTACATACACATCAGAGCACAACCATCCATGGCCAACTCAAAGAAATGCTCTGGCTGGTTCGACCAGGTCACAGCCATCCAAGAACAATGCTGGAAATTCAAAGAGCTCAGAAGGGTCAAACCCCCAAAAGAGCACAACATCAAAAGCAAAGGAcgagcagcagcagcagcaggaGAGCAACAATAGTGAGGGCAATGTGTCCCCAGTTGTTGCTGGGAACTCATCAGCGAACAGTGCATCTGTGAAGGAAGAGAATATGGAGGACATAGAGAAGCAGTTTGAGATGGATGAGGGAGAGTTCAGTGATGGACTACCTTACAAGCCTTGTTTGATGGATCAGAGTAATAATCAATCTGAGGACTTCTTTGCTGAGTTGGGAGAAATAGAAGCTGACCCGCTGGATATTCTGTTTACCCAAGGTTTTGGTGCGGCTGATGATCAAAGGGAAGAATCCAAGGCCTTGGATCCATTCCATCTGTTTGACTGGTCAGGAGACAACAACACCAGCACAAACAGCAGTTCATTTGAAGAGCCTAATGCAAAGAGAAGGTTATAA